Proteins co-encoded in one Kutzneria chonburiensis genomic window:
- a CDS encoding DUF7405 family protein, producing MAPILGKPVSRRSLLRTAGAFTGALGTLALLQDGAIVPQRLAMADTTKSFPDIQFDLGPFMPPAVTYDGIPIGMPPVHTVFLTATLSRAPSRTDQSRMESALRTIEANYPYAPGGVFTHVAYSDNYFARLPASLVNANMPRTLSGNQPVLKRAVASPTDVAPGAHALELRRPEFNVPLRLESNDLLFTIRGDDPSFVGDVVSWLSGSNKLVGRSIASPRFDAGMKITSSRAMFVQIGLPRYVAANAGFAWQSFVNSDSPMWMGFADQQTDAAAPAQNVTFVGGGGIHLSNAAAGCYFDNGAIQHLSHVLLDLEQFYLNGRNPDEGPDTREPFDERVQYMFHSPAPVEQNPDNPFDNGGGPTTLDMRGAMIRNQFHGAGYAEQSAQQFQRMGHLSTLQRSARTSDGRPIHIRIDGPGFDAMDTTTGRNTPKLQFSGFFPSADFFATMRANQSAVDLLEKYDLEEEDHGLERFITATRRQNYLVPPRRHRAFPLVELV from the coding sequence ATGGCGCCCATACTAGGTAAACCCGTCTCGAGGCGTTCCCTGCTGCGCACCGCGGGAGCGTTCACCGGCGCGCTCGGCACCCTGGCATTGCTCCAGGACGGCGCGATCGTGCCGCAGCGGCTGGCCATGGCCGACACGACGAAGTCGTTCCCGGACATCCAGTTCGACCTCGGCCCGTTCATGCCGCCCGCGGTCACCTACGACGGCATTCCGATCGGCATGCCGCCGGTGCACACGGTTTTCCTCACGGCGACCCTGTCGCGGGCACCGTCCCGCACGGACCAGTCGCGGATGGAATCGGCGCTGCGCACCATCGAGGCCAACTACCCGTACGCGCCCGGCGGCGTTTTCACGCACGTTGCCTACAGCGACAACTACTTCGCCCGGCTGCCCGCGAGCCTGGTCAACGCGAACATGCCGCGCACGTTGTCCGGCAACCAACCCGTGTTGAAACGCGCGGTCGCCTCCCCCACCGACGTGGCCCCGGGGGCGCACGCGCTGGAACTGCGCCGGCCGGAATTCAACGTCCCGCTTCGGTTGGAGAGCAACGATCTGCTGTTCACCATCCGCGGCGACGACCCTTCGTTCGTCGGCGACGTGGTGTCCTGGCTGTCCGGCAGCAACAAGCTGGTCGGCCGCAGCATCGCCTCGCCGCGGTTCGACGCCGGCATGAAGATCACCTCGTCGCGGGCCATGTTCGTGCAGATCGGCCTGCCCCGCTACGTCGCGGCCAACGCCGGCTTCGCCTGGCAGTCCTTCGTGAACTCGGACTCGCCGATGTGGATGGGCTTCGCCGACCAGCAGACCGACGCGGCCGCGCCGGCCCAGAACGTGACCTTCGTCGGCGGCGGCGGCATCCACCTGAGCAACGCCGCGGCCGGCTGCTATTTCGACAACGGCGCCATCCAGCACCTCTCGCACGTGCTGCTGGACCTGGAGCAGTTCTACCTCAACGGGCGCAACCCGGACGAGGGCCCGGACACCAGGGAGCCGTTCGACGAACGCGTGCAGTACATGTTCCACTCGCCGGCGCCGGTCGAGCAGAACCCGGACAACCCGTTCGACAACGGCGGCGGCCCGACCACGCTGGACATGCGCGGCGCGATGATCCGCAACCAGTTCCACGGGGCCGGCTACGCCGAGCAGAGCGCCCAGCAGTTCCAGCGCATGGGTCACCTGTCCACCCTCCAACGGTCCGCCCGCACCTCCGACGGCCGGCCGATCCACATCCGGATCGACGGCCCCGGCTTCGACGCCATGGACACCACCACCGGTCGCAACACCCCCAAGCTCCAGTTCTCCGGCTTCTTCCCGAGCGCGGACTTCTTCGCCACTATGCGCGCGAACCAGTCGGCGGTCGACCTACTGGAGAAGTACGACCTTGAGGAGGAGGACCACGGGCTGGAGCGGTTCATCACGGCCACCCGGCGGCAGAACTACCTGGTGCCGCCCCGCCGCCACCGCGCGTTCCCGCTGGTGGAGCTGGTCTGA
- a CDS encoding maleylpyruvate isomerase family mycothiol-dependent enzyme, with the protein MSELTAARIRRAIVDHTRLLAESAAAAGPDAAVPTAPKWTVTDLVTHVGQTQNWVAEIIERRITDPTKLPAELAVLPADPGDWPAWLAESAQRVADACSDEALEAPVFNAAGDERSGAQFWMSSMLNEAVVHGFDAAAAAGRPVDIEADVAAALITNHFTMLTSPTWAMQRPDSAQAIRGTGQTLQWSATDGAGAWFVERQPEGATWQPATQPADVTVTGPAGSLLLALTRRLPLTDLSIDGDTHLAQHWLDNTAHVSG; encoded by the coding sequence ATGAGCGAGTTGACCGCGGCACGCATCCGGCGAGCGATCGTCGACCACACCCGGCTCCTGGCGGAATCGGCCGCTGCGGCCGGGCCCGACGCGGCTGTGCCGACCGCCCCGAAGTGGACCGTCACCGACTTGGTCACGCACGTGGGCCAGACGCAGAACTGGGTCGCGGAGATCATCGAGCGGCGCATCACCGATCCCACCAAGCTGCCGGCGGAGCTGGCCGTGCTTCCCGCCGACCCGGGTGACTGGCCGGCGTGGTTGGCGGAGTCGGCGCAGCGGGTCGCGGATGCGTGTTCCGACGAAGCGCTCGAAGCGCCGGTGTTCAATGCCGCAGGTGATGAGCGGTCCGGGGCGCAGTTCTGGATGTCCAGCATGCTCAACGAGGCCGTCGTGCACGGGTTCGACGCAGCCGCCGCAGCGGGCCGACCGGTCGACATCGAGGCCGACGTCGCGGCCGCGCTCATCACCAACCACTTCACGATGCTCACCTCGCCTACATGGGCGATGCAGCGGCCCGACTCCGCGCAGGCCATCCGGGGAACCGGGCAGACCCTGCAGTGGTCGGCCACGGACGGTGCCGGCGCGTGGTTCGTCGAACGGCAGCCCGAAGGGGCGACGTGGCAGCCCGCAACTCAGCCGGCCGACGTGACGGTCACCGGCCCGGCCGGATCACTGCTGCTGGCCTTGACCCGACGACTCCCGCTCACCGACCTCAGCATCGACGGCGACACCCACCTCGCCCAGCACTGGCTCGACAACACCGCCCACGTCAGCGGCTGA
- a CDS encoding response regulator transcription factor gives MERMNGELRRADGSQLRVLVVDDETALAELVSMALRYEGWSVRCAADGVTAVREAKQFRPDAVVLDIMLPDLDGLEVLRRLRLEQPEVPVLFLTAKDAVEDRIAGLTVGGDDYVTKPFSVEELVLRVRSLLRRSSSVASATSSQLVVGELTLDEDSREVRRAGQEIQLTATEFELLRYLMRNPRRVLSKAQILDRVWEYDFGGQANIVELYISYLRKKIDVGREPMIHTMRGAGYVLRPTG, from the coding sequence ATGGAGCGCATGAACGGCGAACTCAGGCGCGCGGACGGCAGCCAGCTGCGGGTGCTCGTGGTGGACGACGAGACGGCCCTGGCCGAGCTGGTGAGCATGGCGCTGCGCTACGAGGGCTGGTCGGTGCGCTGCGCCGCGGACGGCGTGACCGCGGTCCGCGAGGCCAAGCAGTTCCGGCCGGACGCCGTCGTGCTCGACATCATGCTGCCCGACCTGGACGGCCTCGAGGTGCTGCGCCGGCTGCGGCTGGAGCAGCCCGAGGTGCCGGTGCTGTTCCTCACGGCCAAGGACGCCGTCGAGGACCGCATCGCCGGGCTGACCGTCGGCGGCGACGACTACGTGACCAAGCCGTTCAGCGTGGAGGAGCTGGTGCTGCGGGTGCGGTCGCTGCTGCGCCGGTCCAGCTCGGTGGCCTCGGCGACCAGCTCGCAGCTCGTGGTCGGCGAGCTGACGCTGGACGAGGACAGCCGCGAGGTGCGCCGGGCCGGGCAGGAGATCCAGCTGACCGCGACCGAGTTCGAGCTGCTGCGCTACCTGATGCGCAACCCGCGCCGGGTGCTGAGCAAGGCGCAGATCCTTGACCGGGTGTGGGAGTACGACTTCGGCGGCCAGGCCAACATCGTCGAGCTGTACATCTCGTACCTTCGCAAGAAGATCGACGTCGGTCGGGAGCCGATGATCCACACCATGCGCGGCGCCGGCTATGTCCTCCGACCGACGGGCTGA
- a CDS encoding ATP-binding protein produces the protein MNGSRREDVDGVRTNAAPLALRFSGLAGELAGMRKVVRDWAAAAGLSGELLEDLQLVVGEAAANAIEHGYRAGEPGSVDVWLSRDEAGAVHGRVRDYGTWRQQPDDPGDRGRGLALIRALAAQVSLNRRSDGTEVAFTMPLM, from the coding sequence GTGAACGGGTCGAGACGCGAGGACGTGGACGGGGTGCGGACCAACGCCGCCCCGCTGGCCCTGCGGTTCAGCGGCCTGGCGGGTGAGCTGGCCGGCATGCGCAAGGTGGTCCGGGACTGGGCGGCCGCGGCCGGCCTTTCCGGTGAGCTGCTCGAGGACCTGCAACTGGTGGTGGGCGAGGCCGCGGCCAACGCGATCGAGCACGGCTACCGCGCCGGTGAGCCGGGTTCGGTGGACGTGTGGCTGTCCCGGGACGAGGCCGGCGCGGTGCACGGCCGGGTCCGCGACTACGGAACGTGGCGACAGCAACCCGATGATCCCGGGGACCGCGGGCGGGGGCTGGCCCTGATCCGGGCACTGGCCGCTCAGGTCAGCCTGAACCGCAGGTCGGACGGCACAGAGGTGGCCTTCACCATGCCCCTTATGTGA
- a CDS encoding class I SAM-dependent methyltransferase: MATFDELVAEGAAVPVDGWDFSWFEGRATEQRPSWGYARLIAARMADVQSVLDVQTGGGEVLNTVTQLPPRTAVTEGWPPSLAVARRLLEPRGVEVVEAGNLDPLPFADGSFELVVSRHPTEIRWDEIARVLAPGGTYLSQQVGSGSMHEVSEAFLGPFEMDRSRDPDLAAEEAEAAGVELVTLKPESLRAEFFDIGAVVHFLRKVVWIVPGFTVDGYLPQLRALHERIESEGPFVAHTQRFLIEVRKP, from the coding sequence GTGGCCACTTTCGATGAGCTCGTCGCCGAGGGCGCGGCCGTGCCGGTCGACGGCTGGGACTTCTCCTGGTTCGAGGGCCGGGCGACCGAGCAGCGCCCGTCCTGGGGCTATGCCCGGCTGATCGCCGCCAGGATGGCGGACGTCCAGTCCGTTCTGGACGTTCAGACCGGCGGCGGCGAGGTCCTCAACACCGTCACGCAGCTGCCGCCGCGCACCGCCGTCACCGAGGGCTGGCCGCCCAGCCTGGCCGTGGCCCGCCGGCTGTTGGAGCCGCGTGGCGTCGAGGTCGTCGAGGCCGGCAACCTCGATCCACTGCCTTTCGCCGACGGCTCGTTCGAGCTCGTCGTCAGCCGCCATCCCACCGAGATCCGCTGGGACGAGATCGCCCGTGTGCTCGCGCCCGGCGGCACCTACCTGTCGCAGCAGGTCGGCTCCGGCTCCATGCACGAGGTCTCCGAGGCCTTTCTCGGACCGTTCGAGATGGACCGCTCCCGTGATCCGGACTTGGCCGCCGAGGAGGCTGAAGCGGCTGGTGTGGAGCTGGTGACGCTGAAGCCGGAGTCGCTGCGGGCCGAGTTCTTCGACATCGGGGCTGTGGTGCACTTCCTGCGCAAGGTGGTGTGGATCGTGCCTGGGTTCACTGTGGACGGTTACCTCCCGCAACTGCGCGCCTTGCACGAGCGCATCGAGTCCGAGGGGCCGTTCGTCGCGCACACGCAGCGTTTCCTCATCGAGGTCCGCAAGCCGTGA
- a CDS encoding DUF4037 domain-containing protein, giving the protein MLRPQLVGLPHAAARIGHGSEVLGFDTDRSRDHDWGPFVQIFVPDPASVPVEAFRPGEWLHGHLGFDPLAGVTLFDWLATSSQGLAEVTAGAVFHDDLGDLNRARSALAWYPDDIWRYLLACQWKRLSQEEAFVGRCGEVDDDLGSAVVAARQVRDVMRLCFLMSRRYAPYSKWFGSAFAQLPCAPTLSPLLRGALAATDRHTREDHLAAAYRTVAGLHNDLGLTEPVDPATRPYHSRPYQVLHAERFADALFATITDPEIRALPLYGNVDQAFDSTDALRFRDNARALYRT; this is encoded by the coding sequence GTGCTCAGGCCGCAGCTGGTCGGCCTTCCCCACGCCGCCGCCCGGATCGGCCATGGCTCCGAGGTGCTCGGCTTCGACACCGACCGGTCCCGTGATCACGACTGGGGTCCGTTCGTCCAGATCTTCGTGCCGGATCCCGCTTCGGTGCCGGTCGAGGCGTTCCGGCCGGGGGAGTGGCTGCACGGCCATCTCGGCTTCGACCCGTTGGCCGGCGTCACCTTGTTCGACTGGCTTGCCACCTCTTCCCAGGGCCTCGCCGAGGTCACCGCCGGCGCCGTCTTCCACGACGACCTCGGCGACCTCAATCGAGCCCGGTCCGCGTTGGCCTGGTACCCCGACGACATCTGGCGTTATCTGTTGGCCTGCCAGTGGAAACGCCTCAGCCAGGAGGAGGCTTTCGTCGGCCGCTGCGGCGAGGTCGACGACGACCTCGGCTCCGCCGTTGTTGCCGCACGGCAGGTTCGCGACGTCATGCGCCTGTGTTTCCTCATGTCCCGCCGCTATGCCCCGTACAGCAAGTGGTTCGGCAGCGCCTTCGCCCAGCTCCCTTGCGCCCCAACCCTTTCGCCGCTACTTCGCGGGGCCCTGGCCGCCACCGACCGGCACACCCGTGAGGACCACCTCGCCGCCGCCTATCGAACCGTGGCCGGCCTGCACAACGACCTCGGCCTCACCGAGCCCGTCGACCCCGCCACCCGGCCGTACCACTCGCGCCCCTACCAGGTCCTGCACGCCGAACGCTTCGCCGACGCCCTGTTCGCCACCATCACCGACCCCGAGATCCGCGCCCTTCCCTTGTACGGCAACGTCGACCAGGCCTTCGACAGCACTGACGCCCTGCGCTTCCGGGACAACGCCCGTGCCCTGTATCGAACCTAG
- a CDS encoding sensor histidine kinase produces MVFRHGAFSYDSLDGYVTRVTGFVRAGLAEDAAVLVILPSNRLDAVRDELGPDGRKVGFLDMGEAGRNPARLIPLWRDLVDRNAGRPCRGVGEPVHEDRGAPAIAECHQHEALLNTAFTATDWRLLCPYAAAQPEPVLSRARANHPWWAGEPNPGYDDGDTLAQPLPEPFGPTTFVRFDLDSVTGVRENAAGKARRFGLDADAVERFTLAVHEVMVNSVDHGGGGGMARLWTEGDDLVCEVRDEGVITDPLVGRRRPTLAQPRGRGMWMVNQLCDLVQVRSSAAFGTVVRLRVAKTGTRDA; encoded by the coding sequence GTGGTGTTCCGGCACGGTGCCTTCAGCTATGACAGCTTGGACGGCTACGTCACCAGGGTGACCGGTTTCGTGCGCGCCGGACTGGCCGAGGACGCCGCCGTGCTGGTGATCCTCCCGTCGAACCGGCTGGACGCCGTCCGTGACGAGCTCGGTCCGGACGGCCGCAAGGTCGGTTTCCTGGACATGGGCGAGGCCGGCCGCAATCCGGCGCGGCTGATCCCGCTGTGGCGGGACCTGGTGGACCGCAACGCTGGCCGACCCTGCCGCGGCGTGGGCGAGCCGGTACACGAGGACCGTGGTGCGCCGGCGATCGCGGAGTGCCACCAGCATGAGGCCCTGCTCAACACGGCGTTCACCGCGACCGACTGGCGGCTGCTGTGCCCGTACGCGGCGGCGCAGCCGGAGCCGGTGCTGTCCCGGGCCCGCGCCAACCACCCGTGGTGGGCCGGCGAGCCCAATCCCGGCTACGACGACGGCGACACGCTGGCTCAGCCGCTGCCGGAACCGTTCGGCCCCACCACTTTCGTGCGCTTCGACCTGGACAGCGTGACCGGCGTGCGGGAGAACGCCGCCGGCAAGGCGCGGCGGTTCGGCCTTGACGCCGACGCCGTCGAGCGGTTCACGCTGGCCGTGCACGAGGTGATGGTCAACAGCGTCGACCACGGCGGTGGCGGCGGTATGGCGCGGCTGTGGACCGAGGGCGACGACCTGGTGTGCGAGGTGCGGGACGAGGGCGTGATCACCGATCCGCTCGTCGGCCGCCGCCGTCCGACGCTGGCCCAGCCCCGTGGACGCGGCATGTGGATGGTCAACCAGCTGTGCGATCTCGTGCAGGTCCGTTCGTCCGCCGCTTTCGGCACCGTTGTGCGATTGCGCGTGGCCAAAACGGGTACCCGCGATGCATGA
- a CDS encoding DUF6292 family protein: MNVAPDSEAALGLGRYVAAVARLLGVPADAMYHEVGDLASAYIALPTRHPLFVEHDLMLVWDERHGWSIGLEIDTLDGPVVLSYLGPDPLPTPGRIRHFVDEVVVGNCPGQPDPPRCQSRERLADRLAKFVTA; this comes from the coding sequence ATGAACGTCGCACCTGACAGCGAGGCGGCCCTGGGCCTCGGCAGATATGTCGCGGCTGTCGCGCGCCTGCTGGGCGTCCCCGCGGACGCGATGTACCACGAGGTGGGCGATCTGGCCTCGGCCTACATCGCGCTGCCCACCCGCCACCCCCTCTTCGTCGAGCACGACCTGATGCTGGTCTGGGACGAGCGCCACGGCTGGTCGATCGGGTTGGAGATCGACACCCTCGACGGCCCGGTGGTGCTGAGCTACCTGGGCCCCGACCCACTGCCCACGCCGGGTCGGATCCGGCATTTCGTCGACGAAGTCGTGGTGGGCAACTGCCCGGGCCAGCCCGACCCGCCGCGCTGCCAGTCCCGCGAGCGGCTGGCCGACCGGCTGGCCAAGTTCGTGACGGCCTGA
- a CDS encoding YdeI/OmpD-associated family protein — protein sequence MRFRTTVLLGGKTATGLVVPAEVVEALDAGRQPKVHVTIGGHTYRSTVAVRGGQFLIPLSAENRTAAGVAAGDEVEVELMLDTAPREVEVPADLAEALASDPAARKVFDGLPFTHRKEYVRWIEEAKKPETRANRVTKTVEKLKS from the coding sequence ATGCGATTCCGGACGACGGTGCTGCTGGGCGGCAAGACCGCGACGGGCCTGGTGGTGCCGGCGGAGGTCGTCGAGGCGCTCGACGCGGGCCGGCAGCCCAAGGTGCACGTGACGATCGGCGGCCACACGTACCGGAGCACGGTGGCGGTGCGCGGCGGCCAGTTCCTGATCCCGCTCAGTGCCGAGAACCGCACGGCGGCCGGCGTGGCCGCGGGCGACGAGGTCGAGGTGGAGCTGATGCTCGACACGGCGCCGCGTGAGGTGGAGGTGCCGGCCGACCTGGCCGAGGCGCTGGCGAGCGACCCGGCGGCGCGCAAGGTCTTCGACGGCCTGCCGTTCACTCACCGCAAGGAGTACGTGCGGTGGATCGAGGAGGCGAAGAAGCCGGAGACCCGGGCCAACCGGGTGACCAAGACGGTGGAGAAGCTGAAGTCCTAG
- a CDS encoding GtrA family protein has protein sequence MPTETITPRRLTRAERIGIALTSWANRLPPKLRFITPEFVGFAILGTFTFLFDMAMLAALLHWTALPFQVCVGLGYLTAFGLNYVLNRTMNFRSHAPVGGQLLRYAVVMALDFGFTLEVTELLHDAGLPAMVARVATACCVGVFTYVGARFWVFRKETVQD, from the coding sequence GTGCCCACTGAGACCATCACGCCCCGGAGGCTGACGCGCGCGGAGCGCATCGGCATCGCGCTCACCTCGTGGGCCAACCGACTGCCGCCGAAGCTGCGCTTCATCACGCCCGAGTTCGTGGGCTTCGCGATCCTCGGCACCTTCACGTTCCTGTTCGACATGGCCATGCTGGCCGCGCTGCTGCACTGGACCGCGCTGCCGTTCCAGGTCTGCGTCGGACTCGGCTATCTCACCGCCTTCGGCCTCAACTACGTGCTGAACCGGACCATGAACTTCCGTTCGCACGCGCCGGTCGGCGGCCAGCTGCTGCGATACGCGGTGGTGATGGCCCTCGATTTCGGGTTCACGCTTGAGGTCACGGAGTTGCTGCACGATGCCGGCCTGCCGGCCATGGTCGCGCGCGTCGCGACGGCCTGTTGTGTCGGCGTGTTCACATATGTGGGCGCCCGCTTCTGGGTTTTCCGGAAAGAGACCGTGCAAGATTGA
- a CDS encoding FGGY family carbohydrate kinase → MAAGAVFGVEVGADSVRVAVLGDELAVLDHVQLRYPRGTLDPYAALDVVFAAIDRCVQLCAARQVPVRGMALAGSGDTLVGLDELDRPMTPVFTGPDPQTSALARRIGPSLRHATGAAPHGGSPLVRLAWFAEHGPDLLTRVARWCELKDFVLSRLTARVLSDTSCASAGGLLAVAEPEWSAKALELAGIGAAQLPPLVDPTDQVPLVTEAAQLLALPALLPLVVGAAGLPLAALGMGVTEPGTAALWLGSRLVLAVLSPQPVADEVLFTQRLADGVWAVGVDLSDGHTPPAVRIDGLGRLLVAAGEALTAAGARIDRVRVDPAVLKVPMAAEVVAAALGVPVEIAPDEPPAAVGAALLAARTLGLAAGIAEAARTRPAVRTVAPDPQLSAADVERMSGSSR, encoded by the coding sequence ATGGCGGCAGGTGCGGTCTTCGGGGTCGAGGTCGGCGCCGACTCGGTCCGGGTGGCCGTGCTCGGCGACGAGTTGGCCGTGCTCGACCACGTGCAGCTGCGCTACCCGCGCGGCACGCTCGACCCGTACGCCGCGCTGGACGTGGTGTTCGCGGCGATCGACCGCTGCGTGCAGCTGTGCGCGGCCAGACAGGTGCCGGTGCGCGGCATGGCGCTGGCCGGCTCCGGGGACACGCTCGTCGGCCTCGACGAGCTGGACCGGCCGATGACGCCCGTGTTCACCGGGCCGGACCCGCAGACCAGCGCGCTGGCCCGGCGGATCGGGCCGTCGCTGCGGCACGCCACCGGCGCCGCCCCGCACGGCGGGTCGCCGCTGGTCCGGCTGGCCTGGTTCGCCGAGCACGGGCCCGATCTGCTCACCAGGGTCGCCCGTTGGTGTGAACTCAAGGACTTTGTGCTGTCCCGGCTGACGGCTCGCGTGCTGTCCGACACCTCGTGCGCGTCGGCCGGCGGTCTGCTGGCCGTGGCCGAGCCGGAGTGGTCGGCCAAGGCGCTGGAGCTGGCCGGCATCGGTGCCGCCCAGCTGCCGCCGCTGGTCGACCCCACGGACCAGGTGCCGCTGGTCACCGAGGCGGCGCAGCTGTTGGCGCTGCCGGCGCTGCTGCCGCTGGTCGTCGGCGCGGCCGGGCTGCCGCTGGCGGCGCTGGGCATGGGCGTCACGGAGCCCGGCACGGCGGCGCTGTGGCTGGGCTCGCGGCTGGTGCTGGCGGTGCTGAGCCCGCAGCCCGTGGCCGACGAAGTGCTGTTCACGCAGCGGCTGGCCGACGGCGTGTGGGCCGTGGGCGTCGACCTGAGCGACGGCCACACACCGCCGGCCGTGCGCATCGACGGCCTCGGGCGGCTGCTCGTAGCCGCGGGGGAGGCGCTGACTGCTGCCGGCGCGCGGATCGACCGGGTGCGTGTGGATCCGGCGGTGCTGAAGGTGCCGATGGCGGCCGAGGTCGTCGCCGCGGCGCTGGGTGTGCCGGTGGAGATCGCCCCCGACGAGCCGCCGGCCGCCGTCGGGGCCGCGTTGCTGGCGGCGCGCACGCTGGGCCTGGCCGCCGGTATCGCCGAGGCCGCCCGCACCCGCCCCGCGGTACGCACGGTGGCGCCGGATCCGCAGCTCAGCGCGGCCGATGTGGAGCGGATGAGCGGGTCCAGTCGCTGA
- a CDS encoding DUF3040 domain-containing protein: protein MLSQHERRQLDAIERGLAAQYPALATRLSGSVLDRYRWALEAMWAFGLCCFALGIVVNSGELGLSGLALLIAGLLLRHRKYLYNLFSG, encoded by the coding sequence ATGCTCAGTCAGCACGAACGCCGTCAGCTGGACGCGATCGAGCGAGGTCTCGCCGCCCAGTACCCGGCGCTCGCCACCCGCCTGAGCGGCAGCGTGCTCGACCGCTACCGCTGGGCGCTGGAGGCGATGTGGGCCTTCGGCCTGTGCTGCTTCGCGCTCGGCATCGTCGTCAACAGCGGCGAGCTCGGCCTGTCCGGGCTGGCACTGCTGATCGCCGGCCTGCTGCTCCGTCACCGCAAGTACCTCTACAACCTGTTCAGCGGCTAG
- a CDS encoding alginate lyase family protein, whose amino-acid sequence MSKRVSTSLLVVLSVLASLLVVGSVSQQAGAAPAAFVHPGVLVSRAQLDYIRSRVNAGAQPQTQAYQAMMSDGLLSQSRQPHPRSVVECGPYSQPNYGCTDERQDALAAYGNALAWYITQNATYAKKAISLMDAWSGVITSHTNSNAPLQTGWAGSAWPRAAEIIRYTYSGGWANMARFQTMLRNVYLPTLLKGSNSNGNWELTMMEAAVGISVFLDDKVSYDKAMAKYMLRVPAYIYLTTDGALPKTVPGGPSGRSAIISYWQGQSTFVNGLTQETCRDFVHTGYGLASVSDVAETSRIQGTDLYTGDIGTRLRNALGFQAQYELGAAVPSWLCGGTVKRGLGPVTEVGYNALGNRLGNVMANTKTLVMNNRPAGDNILFVAWETLTHGDQPN is encoded by the coding sequence ATGTCGAAACGAGTGTCCACATCCCTGCTCGTGGTTCTCTCGGTGCTCGCATCGCTGCTGGTCGTCGGATCCGTCAGCCAGCAAGCGGGAGCGGCGCCGGCCGCATTCGTCCATCCCGGCGTGTTGGTCAGCCGTGCTCAACTCGACTACATCCGGTCCAGGGTCAATGCCGGCGCGCAGCCGCAGACCCAGGCGTACCAGGCGATGATGTCGGACGGGCTGCTGTCGCAGAGCCGCCAGCCGCATCCCCGCTCCGTGGTGGAATGCGGGCCGTATTCGCAGCCCAACTACGGCTGCACCGACGAGCGTCAGGACGCGCTCGCCGCCTACGGCAACGCATTGGCCTGGTACATCACGCAGAACGCCACGTACGCCAAGAAGGCGATCTCCCTGATGGACGCCTGGTCCGGGGTGATCACCAGTCACACCAACAGCAACGCCCCGCTGCAGACCGGCTGGGCCGGCTCGGCGTGGCCGCGCGCGGCGGAGATCATCCGCTACACCTACAGCGGCGGCTGGGCCAACATGGCCCGGTTCCAGACCATGCTGCGCAACGTGTACCTGCCGACGCTGCTCAAGGGCAGCAACAGCAACGGAAACTGGGAACTGACCATGATGGAGGCCGCGGTCGGCATCTCGGTCTTCCTCGACGACAAGGTGTCCTACGACAAGGCGATGGCCAAGTACATGCTGCGCGTGCCCGCGTACATCTACCTGACCACCGACGGCGCGCTGCCCAAGACCGTGCCCGGCGGGCCTTCGGGCCGGTCCGCGATCATCAGCTACTGGCAGGGCCAGAGCACCTTCGTCAACGGCCTGACCCAGGAGACCTGCCGCGACTTCGTGCACACCGGCTACGGCCTCGCGTCCGTCTCGGACGTCGCCGAGACCTCCCGGATCCAGGGCACCGACCTGTACACCGGGGACATCGGCACCCGGCTGCGCAACGCCCTCGGTTTCCAGGCCCAGTACGAGCTCGGTGCGGCCGTGCCGTCCTGGCTGTGCGGCGGCACGGTGAAGCGGGGCCTCGGCCCGGTGACCGAGGTCGGCTACAACGCCCTGGGCAACCGGCTGGGCAACGTCATGGCCAACACGAAGACGCTGGTCATGAACAACCGTCCGGCCGGCGACAACATCCTGTTCGTCGCGTGGGAAACCCTGACCCACGGCGACCAGCCCAACTAA